The Musa acuminata AAA Group cultivar baxijiao chromosome BXJ1-3, Cavendish_Baxijiao_AAA, whole genome shotgun sequence genome window below encodes:
- the LOC103976969 gene encoding chlorophyll a-b binding protein 8, chloroplastic: protein MATQAFLSSVDAGRQLLGGRPLRSAPSRSLGSSRKASFAVRAASTPPVKQGADRQLWFASKQSLTYLDGSLPGDYGFDPLGLSDPEGTGGFIEPKWLAYGEVINGRYAMLGAVGAIAPEIFGKLGWIPPETALPWFKTGVFPPAGTYNYWADPYTLFVLEMALMGFAEHRRFQDWANPGSMGKQYFLGLEKWLGGSGNPIYPGGPLFNPLGFGKDEKSMNDLKLKEVKNGRLAMLAILGYFAQAALTGVGPFQNLLDHLADPVHNNILTSFKFH, encoded by the exons ATGGCAACTCAGGCTTTTCTCTCCTCGGTGGACGCTGGAAGGCAGCTCCTCGGGGGAAGGCCCCTCCGGTCTGCTCCCTCGAGATCTCTTGGTTCTTCGAGGAAGGCTTCGTTCGCCGTTAGAGCAGCTTCCACGCCTCCCGTCAAG CAAGGAGCAGACAGACAGCTCTGGTTTGCCTCCAAGCAGTCCCTCACCTACTTGGACGGAAG CCTCCCCGGTGACTACGGCTTTGACCCCCTTGGCCTGTCGGACCCCGAAGGCACCGGAGGATTCATCGAGCCCAAATGGCTGGCCTACGGCGAGGTCATCAACGGGAGGTATGCCATGCTGGGCGCAGTAGGCGCCATCGCGCCCGAGATCTTCGGAAAGCTCGGGTGGATACCACCTGAGACCGCACTCCCCTGGTTCAAGACTGGCGTCTTTCCACCGGCCGGCACTTACAACTACTGGGCAGACCCCTACACGCTGTTCGTGCTGGAGATGGCGCTCATGGGGTTCGCGGAGCACCGGAGATTCCAGGACTGGGCAAATCCAGGCTCCATGGGGAAGCAGTACTTCTTAGGTCTCGAGAAGTGGTTGGGGGGGTCGGGAAACCCTATCTACCCTGGAGGACCTCTCTTCAACCCTCTCGGCTTTGGGAAGGACGAGAAGTCGATGAACGATCTGAAGCTGAAGGAGGTGAAGAATGGGAGGCTGGCCATGCTGGCCATCCTGGGCTACTTTGCGCAGGCGGCGTTGACCGGAGTTGGGCCGTTCCAGAACCTGTTGGATCACTTGGCCGACCCTGTGCACAACAACATCTTGACCAGCTTCAAGTTCCACTGA
- the LOC135616601 gene encoding protein GAMETE CELL DEFECTIVE 1, mitochondrial-like produces MLSSTRSLLFRRRLPRHLVSLVRSSPLPPRSTDPNVPFGSIALLSTGLRSLSSSSSGFGESGGGGEGETKDPWGGSDQPQSSSSSSSGGLDWGEASSWSTGLTKEHFDGEAVGRQVSPTSELKAQAQAMDDEDEILRMLEKDNKESKAFVNGWRERLMETYHLLKQVREPGVRGSYLKDSEKAEMYRLHKENPEVYTVERLAKDYRIMRQRVHAILWLKEMEEEEEKKRGKPLDDSVEILLDNFPEFFNSHDREFHVASLPYKPDFKIMPEDWDGTTRDRDEVLYEISVKEDQMLYEEFVQKLNFNKKKVAGEVKFHKYSRRRPSDGWSFTVEKLGVRDKRGSGGGFKFVSLPDGSSRALNEMEKMYVKRETPKRRRRILPPFK; encoded by the exons ATGTTGTCGTCGACACGCTCACTCCTCTTCCGTCGCCGCCTGCCCCGTCACCTCGTCTCCCTCGTCAGATCCTCCCCGCTTCCTCCTCGATCCACCGATCCAAACGTCCCATTCGGATCGATCGCTCTCCTCTCCACCGGGCTTcgttccctctcctcctcctcctccggcttCGGCGAGTCTGGAGGCGGCGGAGAGGGGGAGACCAAGGATCCCTGGGGTGGTTCCGACCAGCCccaatcctcctcttcttcctcctccggcgGCCTCGACTGGGGAGAGGCGTCTTCCTGGTCCACGGGGCTGACGAAGGAACATTTCGATGGGGAGGCCGTCGGCCGCCAGGTCTCGCCGACGAGCGAGCTGAAGGCGCAGGCGCAGGCGATGGACGACGAAGATGAGATCTTGCGAATGCTTGAGAAGGACAACAAGGAGAGCAAGGCGTTCGTGAATGGGTGGAGGGAGCGGTTGATGGAGACGTACCATCTCCTGAAGCAGGTGAGGGAGCCCGGGGTCAGGGGGTCATACCTTAAAGATTCAGAGAAAGCGGAGATGTACCGGCTCCATAAGGAGAACCCGGAGGTGTACACGGTGGAAAGACTGGCGAAGGATTACCGGATCATGCGGCAGAGGGTGCACGCCATCCTGTGGCTGaaagagatggaggaggaggaggaaaagaagcGTGGGAAACCATTGGATGACTCGGTCGAGATCTTGCTGGACAACTTCCCGGA GTTTTTCAATTCCCATGATAGGGAATTTCATGTCGCCTCTCTTCCGTACAAACCTGACTTCAAGATCATGCCTGAGGACTGGGATGGCACCACAAGAGATCGTGACGAAGTTCTTTATGAAATCTCGGTGAAGGAAGATCAAATGCTGTATGAAGAATTTGTACAAAAACTGAATTTCAATAAGAAAAAA GTTGCTGGGGAGGTAAAATTCCACAAATATAGCAGGCGGCGGCCGTCAGATGGCTGGAGCTTTACCGTCGAGAAGTTAGGTGTCCGTGATAAACGTGGCAGCGGTGGTGGttttaaatttgttagcttgcctgATGGATCAAGCCGTGCTCTGAATGAAATGGAAAAGATGTACGTGAAGAGAGAGACTCCCAAGCGTAGGAGGAGGATACTTCCTCCTTTCAAGTGA